From one Aspergillus fumigatus Af293 chromosome 8, whole genome shotgun sequence genomic stretch:
- a CDS encoding putative ferric-chelate reductase (Fre2) encodes MKLSQYRQKAQILLFLAIPVASHNTNGRPGHGLIGYGISMYKPVCAYACRASITNPLVCDNTIDHDMAMDAASMAMDTPSPACYANNDPFLQTLAYCMYIHCADVSVSVLETYWELNVAGRQQHQPSPKESYQEALGSLARPPTLILNTSAVLDIPSLVEEETYLSNHNTLRVFEAVETSHERYGLVLLLTGAIIPIASSLLRFVPFPAAWRVWFRAVFIDPPFVGRRHSSPILDTFFMPTRGQALFIAYLLIINIVLCSVGFHSANPSIWFASKHDEILAYVANRIGVLSFANIPLLVLYTGRNNFLLWLTDWSHSTFLLLHRWLAFICTLQACLHSAIYLQIAVANNEHSTESKESFWIWGVVATLALAITIPSSAWPIRKRCYELFLAWHVVLSFLALLACYWHIWYRYGHQWGYETWIYVAFGIWAFERVFRVLRLARNGIHKAHVTVLDDEYIKIEVPGVHAQGHVYLYFPTLTWRVWENHPFSAIASFRREDSIEKNIDVVPQDVESKYLSKNGTSVTRCLDSDKPPSTSSQDLATGPYQPCLTFFVRTLSGTTRQLCARSQLPVLVEGSYPPSPLISHHWSSHPNVIAIAGGVGITALVPNLCSHRGGHTLFWASRSKALIKSARETVGDACWYNMNVRIYHDQRMDIPMLLTEEVRKYQCAPVFVVVSGPARMADEVRHVVADMVRQNPSLLVSFVEESFTW; translated from the exons ATGAAGTTATCGCAATACCGACAAAAAGCGCAGATACTGCTCTTTCTTGCAATACCAGTCGCGTCTCACAATACCAACGGAAGACCAGGTCACGGACTCATTGGCTATGGCATCTCCATGTACAAGCCTGTCTGCGCTTATGCGTGTCGTGCCTCGATTACAAACCCTCTGGTATGCGACAACACAATTGATCATGACATGGCTATGGATGCGGCCTCAATGGCAATGGATACTCCGAGCCCTGCGTGCTATGCAAACAATGATCCCTTCCTACAAACATTAGCCTACTGCATGTACATTCACTGTGCTGATGTATCGGTCTCGGTTCTGGAGACTTACTGGGAGTTGAACGTGGCTGGTagacagcaacatcaacCGAGCCCGAAGGAGTCATATCAAGAAGCTCTTGGAAGCCTTGCCAGACCACCGACTTTAATTCTAAACACATCCGCGGTCCTGGACATTCCTTCTTTGGTCGAGGAAGAGACGTATTTGAGTAATCACAATACTCTCCGGGTGTTCGAGGCTGTTGAGACGTCCCATGAGCGATATGG CTTAGTCCTCCTTCTTACCGGTGCAATCATCCCAATCGCCTCTTCTCTACTCCGTTTCGTACCGTTCCCCGCTGCTTGGCGAGTATGGTTCAGGGCAGTCTTCATCGATCCTCCTTTTGTCGGTCGTCGCCATAGTTCCCCTATACTCGACACCTTCTTTATGCCCACTCGAGGACAAGCCCTATTCATCGCGTATCTGTTAATAATCAACATAGTATTGTGCTCGGTCGGGTTCCACTCTGCTAATCCAAGCATTTGGTTCGCGTCCAAGCACGACGAGATTCTCGCTTACGTGGCAAATCGCATCGGCGTGCTCAGTTTTGCGAATATTCCCTTGCTGGTGCTATACACTGGTCGGAACAACTTTCTCCTCTGGTTGACTGACTGGTCACATTCAACCTTCCTCTTGCTCCATCGCTGGCTGGCGTTCATCTGCACTCTCCAAGCTTGTCTGCACTCGGCCATATATCTGCAGATTGCCGTTGCCAATAATGAGCACAGTACCGAAAGTAAGGAGTCATTCTGGATCTGGGGCGTGGTCGCCACTTTGGCGCTAGCCATCACTATCCCATCATCAGCATGGCCAATCCGGAAGCGGTGCTACGAGCTATTCCTCGCTTGGCACGTCGTCCTGTCCTTTCTGGCTCTTCTTGCGTGCTACTGGCATATTTGGTACAGGTATGGACATCAGTGGGGCTATGAAACTTGGATCTATGTGGCGTTCGGTATCTGGGCCTTTGAGCGGGTTTTTCGGGTCCTGAGGTTGGCGCGGAATGGCATCCACAAGGCTCATGTCACTGTCTTGGATGATGAGTATATCAAAATTGAGGTTCCTGGTGTACATGCACAGGGCCATGTATATCTCTATTTTCCCACCCTGACGTGGCGGGTCTGGGAAAACCACCCCTTCTCCGCGATTGCCAGTTTCCGACGCGAGGACAGCATAGAGAAGAACATTGACGTCGTGCCGCAGGATGTTGAAAGTAAATATCTGTCAAAGAACGGTACCTCGGTGACGAGGTGCCTTGATTCGGACAAGCCACCTTCCACGTCTTCACAGGATCTGGCCACCGGACCTTACCAACCATGCCTCACGTTTTTCGTACGCACCCTGTCGGGAACAACGCGACAACTATGCGCGCGATCCCAACTCCCTGTTTTAGTGGAGGGATCCTATCCCCCATCGCCCCTGATCAGTCATCACTGGAGCAGTCATCCCAATGTCATTGCCATTGCgggcggagttgggatcACAGCGCTGGTTCCAAATCTGTGCAGTCACCGTGGAGGACACACGCTATTCTGGGCTTCCCGCAGCAAAGCATTGATTAAATCGGCCCGAGAGACGGTAGGGGACGCTTGCTGGTATAATATGAACGTGAGAATCTACCATGACCAACGAATGGATATCCCCATGTTGTTAACAGAAGAGGTCCGGAAGTATCAGTGTGCGCCAGTTTTTGTTGTTGTCAGTGGGCCGGCTAGGATGGCGGATGAGGTTCGACATGTTGTTGCGGATATGGTTAGACAGAATCCGTCCTTGCTTGTCTCTTTTGTGGAAGAATCTTTTACGTGGTAG
- a CDS encoding copper transporter family protein, which produces MDLENESSNSSSGDGQGNGVRMSTSFHGGTRLNLPFYDQSTDSIAVYVLTLVVFFFLAWWNRHLVAVRDILENKIIEARALEALGRLPFHRRTTRFKARFSPLPRFVRINRGDHAHAHTDDEPIEMLAHRAERVGSHDSTTNNLFPMESTALRSVSYYVWMRALVEILRVLIAFVLMVGVMGLNIGVLCAVLAGVLAGELIKGWLRAPA; this is translated from the exons ATGGATCTGGAGAATGAGTCTTCGaactcttcttctggcgATGGTCAAGGCAACGGAGTGAGAATGTCAACTTCCTTTCACGGTGGAACTCGCCTCAATCTGCCTTTCTACGACCAGAGCACTGACTCCATCGCCGTGTACGTCCTTACACTCGTCGTgtttttcttccttgcttgGTGGAACAGACACTTGGTCGCCGTCCGAGATATACTTGAGAACAAGATCATTGAAGCGCGCGCTCTTGAAGCCCTCGGACGTCTTCCCTTCCACCGGCGCACAACTCGCTTCAAGGCCCGCTTCAGTCCTCTTCCACGATTCGTGCGGATCAACAGGGGGGATCATGCTCACGCTCACACCGACGATGAACCAATCGAGATGCTCGCACACCGCGCTGAACGGGTAGGCAGTCATGATTCCACCACCAATAACCTGTTCCCGATGGAGTCGACTGCGCTCAGGTCAGTCTCGTACTATGTCTGGATGCGAGCATTAGTGGAAATACTCAGGGTGCTTATCGCGTTTGTTCT AATGGTAGGAGTCATGGGTCTCAATATTGGTGTTCTCTGTGCCGTACTTGCAGGAGTCCTCGCGGGGGAACTGATCAAAGGATGGCTACGCGCGCCAGCTTGA
- a CDS encoding serine hydrolase domain-containing protein translates to MTKVNIIFALFNLIPAILAICLTQSPFYPPPSYNRQSSEVWEALGLVEASLSNLLRNSNNLNTSSYSIEITPSRSTLWSTFHTAKDKNLTRPGADRVDETSRYRIASITKVFTVLGILQQHAAGNLSLEDMMDKYIPQLRSSHHDGTRSSGSIQWDKISLRSLVSQLSGLPRDWVQGDFLTDPESVNTTTKCDSDNSHRPCTAEDLFDNLRRRRALFAPNTKSTYSNLAFDLLGLVLTNVTGTTFEEYITASILDPLGMAQTSFVKPPDSVSVLPKGIAWYSDVDEAVENPTGGLYSSTHDMSILLRYILSNYKDIADAKLNWLLPVSFTAGMGSYYGMPWEIFRADRILPPDDKRRARTVTFFTKDGGVPRYRSIILIVPEYDLGITVLTAGDETLLEVIVDMVIVPLIRAADALAARQVKETYMGRYTSSPTKEQTVNSTLTLTYTSTHGLEINEWISKFHRCARLHIQALSVPRKHKVSRSVDPLWSLQR, encoded by the coding sequence atgACTAAGGTCAATATCATTTTCGCACTGTTCAACCTGATCCCCGCCATCCTGGCAATATGCTTGACCCAGTCCCCCTTCTACCCACCTCCATCTTACAACCGTCAGTCCTCTGAAGTATGGGAAGCCCTCGGCCTTGTAGAAGCGTCGCTGTCAAACTTACTCCGCAACTCCAACAATCTCAATACATCATCCTATTCGATTGAAATCACCCCATCACGGTCCACCCTATGGTCGACGTTCCATACCGCAAAGGATAAAAACCTAACGCGACCTGGAGCCGATAGAGTTGATGAGACAAGTCGATATCGTATCGCAAGTATCACCAAGGTCTTCACTGTGCTGGGGATACTCCAACAACATGCCGCAGGGAACCTCTCCCTTGAGGATATGATGGACAAATACATCCCTCAACTCCGTAGTTCGCATCACGACGGGACCAGAAGTTCTGGTAGTATCCAGTGGGACAAAATATCACTCCGATCTCTGGTTAGCCAACTCTCTGGCCTACCCCGCGACTGGGTCCAGGGGGATTTCCTCACCGATCCCGAGTCCGTCAACACAACTACTAAATGCGACTCTGACAACAGCCATAGGCCCTGCACAGCGGAGGACTTATTTGACAACTTACGAAGGAGGCGAGCGTTGTTTGCACCGAACACGAAGTCGACATATTCCAACCTTGCATTTGACCTCCTGGGACTCGTGTTAACGAACGTCACTGGCACCACATTCGAGGAATACATAACAGCCTCAATCCTCGATCCCCTGGGGATGGCTCAAACATCATTTGTCAAACCACCGGACAGTGTGTCTGTTCTTCCCAAGGGAATTGCATGGTACTCCGACGTCGACGAGGCTGTGGAAAATCCCACGGGCGGATTATACTCTTCTACGCACGACATGTCAATTCTTCTCCGCTACATCCTGAGCAACTACAAAGATATTGCCGATGCAAAACTGAATTGGCTACTACCTGTATCATTTACGGCTGGGATGGGGAGTTATTACGGCATGCCGTGGGAGATTTTCCGCGCGGACAGAATTCTTCCCCCGGATGATAAGCGAAGGGCAAGGACAGTGACCTTTTTCACCAAAGACGGTGGTGTCCCCAGGTATCGAtccatcatcctcatcgtaCCGGAATACGATTTGGGTATCACGGTTCTCACAGCTGGAGACGAGACACTCCTGGAAGTAATAGTGGACATGGTCATTGTGCCGCTGATTCGTGCAGCTGATGCGCTTGCTGCACGGCAGGTCAAGGAAACATATATGGGGAGGTACACGTCTTCTCCTACCAAGGAGCAAACAGTCAACTCCACGTTGACACTTACTTATACGTCAACCCATGGCCTCGAGATCAACGAGTGGATTTCAAAATTCCACAGATGTGCTCGGCTTCATATCCAAGCACTTTCAGTCCCCCGAAAACACAAAGTTTCACGCTCAGTTGATCCCCTCTGGTCTCTACAGAGATGA
- a CDS encoding putative MFS sugar transporter encodes MDSNTDPYSEPPCPLQQLRTPAPISPSTLDPTEPVSCHREPISSTHKTTHSPYEVWGCDSNSTNGLVSPATRPSEPDLFNGLSTLIPGLRRLDYGARAATNAERKITFLDGCRLYPKAMAWSAVVSSTLIMEGFDTLLLFTFFSLPAFKRYYGVPSKNGDFEIPARWQFGLSTAIEVGEIAGLLLNGLLADRVGYRITISAAIVLLFFCILLPFFAVNLQMLLAGQILCGIPWGVFQTLTINYAAEVMPVALRAYLLSSINMCWVVGQLLATGVTRSLANNESTLSFRLPFGLQLAIGLPVLIGVILAPESPWWLIRHDRPEEAKRSLKRLTRSGVSVDQTAAMLTHTNEVEKHLMAGGAISYLDCFKRVDLRRTEITCCVWISQQLCGTSLKGWAAYYYKQAGFDTSHAFDLSVGTFGLAIAGGVITWFLMPRVGRRRLYLSGLLVLFPTLLTAGCISVASSTQWRLWALGSFLIFMTFVYNITVGPICYVLVAEIPSTRLRVKTVVLARVAYNFSGVLINWMTPNMLSPDEWDWKGKSCFFFAGTTLLCLLWCYWRLPETYGLSYLEIDILFEKKAKKTKFRELQANLQDRGYFGLREDECPFRGY; translated from the coding sequence ATGGACTCCAATACTGATCCCTATTCCGAGCCTCCATGCCCGCTTCAACAATTGCGGACGCCGGCCCCGATCTCCCCCTCCACTCTTGACCCAACCGAACCAGTCTCATGTCATCGCGAGCCGATATCGAGCACCCACAAGACAACGCATAGTCCATATGAGGTTTGGGGGTGCGACAGCAATAGTACCAATGGCCTGGTTTCCCCTGCCACTCGGCCATCCGAGCCTGATCTTTTCAATGGTCTCTCGACTCTAATTCCTGGATTGCGCCGGCTGGATTATGGAGCTAGGGCAGCGACAAACGCAGAACGCAAAATCACATTCTTGGATGGTTGCCGGCTATACCCAAAGGCGATGGCGTGGTCGGCGGTTGTGTCTTCCACTCTCATCATGGAAGGGTTCGACACTCTACTCCTATTCACTTTCTTCTCACTTCCGGCCTTCAAACGATACTATGGCGTGCCAAGCAAGAACGGCGACTTTGAAATTCCTGCTCGTTGGCAGTTTGGTTTGTCGACTGCGATAGAGGTAGGGGAGATTGCTGGACTGCTTCTCAATGGTCTGTTGGCTGATCGCGTCGGTTATCGCATCACTATATCTGCCGCTATCgttcttctctttttctgTATCTTATTGCCCTTTTTCGCGGTCAATTTGCAGATGTTGCTTGCAGGACAGATCTTGTGTGGAATCCCCTGGGGCGTCTTTCAGACCCTGACTATCAACTACGCCGCCGAAGTCATGCCAGTCGCGCTCCGCGCATACCTTCTCAGCAGCATCAATATGTGCTGGGTAGTGGGTCAGCTCCTCGCAACGGGTGTGACTCGTTCATTGGCCAACAACGAATCCACACTGTCCTTTCGCCTTCCGTTTGGCCTCCAGTTGGCCATCGGCTTGCCCGTTCTGATCGGCGTGATCCTGGCCCCCGAATCACCCTGGTGGTTGATCCGGCACGACCGACCGGAAGAGGCCAAACGGTCTCTGAAACGGCTGACGCGGAGCGGCGTCAGCGTGGATCAGACGGCCGCCATGTTGACACATACCAACGAAGTCGAAAAGCATCTGATGGCCGGCGGCGCCATCTCGTACCTGGACTGCTTCAAACGGGTCGACCTTCGCCGGACAGAGATTACGTGCTGCGTCTGGATCTCTCAGCAATTGTGTGGAACCAGCCTCAAGGGCTGGGCGGCATACTATTACAAGCAGGCTGGATTCGACACCAGCCACGCTTTCGATCTCTCAGTCGGGACCTTTGGCCTGGCAATTGCCGGGGGGGTAATCACCTGGTTCCTGATGCCCCGTGTGGGTCGGCGCCGACTCTATCTTTCTGGCCTTCTTGTCCTATTCCCCACTCTACTTACTGCCGGGTGTATCAGCGTAGCTTCAAGCACACAATGGCGCTTGTGGGCTCTTGGCTCTTTTCTTATTTTCATGACCTTCGTATACAACATCACCGTCGGGCCAATTTGCTACGTGCTGGTCGCCGAGATTCCTTCCACCCGGCTCCGTGTAAAGACCGTCGTTCTGGCCCGCGTGGCCTACAACTTTTCCGGCGTGCTAATCAACTGGATGACGCCAAATATGCTGAGTCCCGACGAGTGGGACTGGAAGGGCAAGTCCTGTTTCTTTTTCGCCGGGACGACCCTTTTGTGCCTACTCTGGTGCTACTGGAGGCTACCGGAAACCTACGGCTTGAGCTACCTCGAGATCGACATTCTGTTCGAGAAAAAAGCGAAAAAGACCAAATTCCGCGAGCTTCAGGCTAATCTCCAAGACCGGGGCTATTTCGGTCTCAGGGAAGACGAGTGTCCTTTTCGGGGGTACTGA
- a CDS encoding putative CmcJ-like methyltransferase: protein MDDPGSTVQASMFFLTPDELHKQQRPYTFKFPPYNGCPQSNMTHEKINGITVENMRGREDQFQLERNGFTILKVNTGLEYDDFFKQKGVTQYLRLMEGVLKARLGANGTVYEYDQPTTVAHVDEIRRQYGKEADGLLKKRFQWINFWKPLRGPVNDWPLVLCDSSLIDVRKDLAVADLLYPDLATENQVMYYRDGLKWYYLSDHEPSEIIVFKQMDSLNSACPGRWMSHKIKCLYIF from the exons ATGGACGACCCCGGCTCGACAGTTCAGGCCAGCATGTTCTTCCTGACGCCGGACGAATTGCACAAGCAACAGCGGCCTTATACGTTTAAATTCCCACCCTACAATGGCTGTCCTCAGAGCAACATGACACATGAAAAAATCAACGGTATTACCGTTGAGAATATGCGGGGACGGGAAGATCAGTTTCAGCTGGAGCGCAATGGCTTCACCATTCTCAAGGTCAACACTGGCCTCGAGTACGACGATTTTTTCAAGCAGAAAGGGGTTACACAGTACCTTCGCTTGATGGAAGGAGTGCTGAAAGCTCGTCTTGGTGCTA ACGGAACGGTGTATGAGTATGACCAGCCAACAACAGTGGCGCATGTAG ATGAGATACGGCGCCAGTACGGGAAAGAGGCAGATGGCCTCCTGAAGAAGCGATTCCAGTGGATCAA CTTCTGGAAGCCACTTCGAGGTCCCGTCAATGACTGGCCTCTGGTTCTCTGCGATTCATCTTTGATCGATGTACGCAAGGACTTGGCGGTAGCGGACTTGCTTTACCCAGACCTTGCGACAGAAAATCAAGTCATGTACTACAGGGACGGGCTCAAGTGGTACTACTTGAGCGATCACGAGCCTAGTGAGATCATCGTATTCAAGCAGATGGACTCGTTGAACTCAGCTTGCCCCGGTAGGTGGATGAGTCATAAAATCAAATGTCTGTACATTTTCTGA
- a CDS encoding putative epsilon-lactone hydrolase, translated as MQRSKDAEKLLMIGTGGGFAMDATAPYLDFWPRIQTTLANAGIENAWFHCTYTLTPHAAYPTQFCEAVEALRYILEDVGHSPSQVLLVGDSAGANLCLAVLSHLTHPSEDVPELVINEPIKGVVLMSPWVSFRHHWPSVEASEHRDIDAAEVLTEWSRAYLNGRESNNYIEAAEAPEWWWDNIRVRQTLVLAGGDEALSDPIKTWVNSFKEANHDTALVIGERECHVAPLVWPMFGDYHETQQERALKHWLLERLN; from the exons ATGCAGCGCAGCAAGGATGCCGAAAAATTACTGATGATCGGAACAGGCGGTGGTTTTGCCATGGATGCGACAGCTCCCTACCTTGATTTTTGGCCGCGGATACAGACGACTCTCGCAAATGCTGGCATAGAAAATGCCTGGTTCCATTGCACATATACCTTGACACCGCACGCGGCATATCCGACTCAGTTTTGCGAAGCCGTTGAAGCTCTACGGTATATTCTAGAGGATGTTGGCCACTCACCGTCGCAAGTCCTACTAGTTGGTGACTCTGCCGGCGCAAATCTGTGCCTGGCAGTACTGTCTCACCTAACGCATCCCTCTGAAGACGTGCCAGAGCTAGTCATTAACGAACCCATCAAAGGTGTTGTTCTTATGTCTCCGTGGGTTTCATTTCGCCACCATTGGCCGAGTGTAGAAGCCAGTGAACATAGGGATATCGATGCAGCGGAGGTCCTGACGGAGTGGTCGCGAGCGTATCTCAATGGGAGGGAGTCAAACAACTATATAGAAGCAGCGGAAGCACCAGAGTGGTGGTGGGACAACATCCGAGTCCGGCAGACACTGGTGCTCGCTGGTGGTGACGAGGCTCTATCAGACCCGATTAAAACTTGGGTCAATAGCTTCAAA GAAGCAAATCACGATACGGCTCTGGTAATCGGGGAAAGAGAGTGCCATGTTGCACCTCTGGTCTGGCCGATGTTTGGTGACTATCATGAGACCCAGCAAGAGCGAGCCTTGAAGCATTGGCTTCTGGAACGGCTAAATTAA
- a CDS encoding phosphatase PAP2 family protein, giving the protein MDVRAESPDLGKPQFESHTWLEPIIVVSIMIGSLIINRRRGFSIFGSRATVDDDGSSTEDYPSKIPTICGITIEVPDSSRWAHHIHSRILQKFPFLVEMFYWVVNYLFYSVTKATSQWLSPAEIGVVQVARDHGIGILNFEHHSIARFFFPIEESDFQSFFLNGHQSIMTFFNRIYSLVHIPGTVLFLGWYYYAAENHNTFAVARRTMTLGNFAAFLIFCFYPCMPPRLLPDSYGFYDTVRQEHAESVWVGGKSVNQFAAMPSLHFTYAFVIGCTFIYHSGLVHRLQGRPVRKSPFTQIFFIIMAVVYPLLVLSVIIATANHYWLDATVATFTVTICFLGNRVLLLLLPVEYCICWVLRLAKPVPTTGDRHLHKWRQSHGDVPLLAEQDSDRFSDSVV; this is encoded by the exons ATGGATGTCAGGGCGGAGTCGCCAGACCTGGGCAAACCCCAGTTCGAGTCGCACACTTGGCTCGAACCCATC ATCGTTGTGAGCATCATGATTGGCTCGTTAATCATTAACCGCCGTAGAGGCTTCAGCATTTTTGGCAGCAGAGCAACAGTAGACGATGACGGCAGCTCGACGGAGGATTATCCCTCCAAAATCCCCACAATATGCGGCATCACCATTGAAGTTCCGGATTCCTCTCGCTGGGCGCACCATATCCACAGCAGGATCCTGCAGAAATTCCCGTTCCTGGTCGAAATGTTCTACTGGGTAGTCAACTATCTGTTTTACTCCGTCACCAAAGCCACGTCGCAGTGGTTGTCCCCCGCCGAGATTGGCGTCGTCCAAGTCGCACGGGACCACGGTATCGGGATCTTGAACTTCGAGCATCACTCCATCGCGCGGTTTTTCTTTCCGATAGAGGAATCCGACTTTCAGTCATTTTTCCTCAATGGACACCAGTCTATCATGACCTTCTTCAATCGTATTTACTCTCTTGTCCATATCCCCGGAACCGTACT GTTCTTGGGCTGGTACTACTACGCCGCCGAAAACCATAACACTTTTGCCGTCGCGCGACGGACCATGACCCTTGGCAACTTCGCCGCattcctcatcttctgcttctaCCCCTGCATGCCGCCCCGGCTGCTTCCCGACTCCTATGGCTTCTACGACACCGTCCGCCAAGAGCACGCAGAGAGCGTCTGGGTCGGCGGGAAATCTGTCAACCAGTTCGCCGCGATGCCGAGTCTACATTTCACCTACGCATTCGTCATCGGGTGTACCTTCATCTACCACTCGGGCCTCGTGCACAGACTCCAGGGCCGACCTGTCCGCAAGTCCCCGTTCAcgcagatcttcttcatcatcatggcagTCGTGTACCCCTTGCTCGTGCTGAGTGTCATCATCGCAACGGCAAACCACTACTGGCTTGACGCGACTGTCGCCACCTTCACGGTCACTATCTGCTTCTTGGGCAACCGGGtcctgctgctcctcctcccggTCGAGTACTGCATCTGCTGGGTGTTACGGCTTGCGAAGCCTGTCCCGACGACGGGCGATCGACATCTGCACAAGTGGCGCCAGTCGCATGGGGATGTGCCCTTGCTGGCCGAGCAGGATTCTGACCGGTTCTCGGATTCGGTTGTTTAA